From a region of the Chitinophaga caseinilytica genome:
- a CDS encoding ABC transporter permease codes for MLQHLLTLIWNKKRQHFLLFLELFISFLVLFAVFTMLVYNYGNYRQPRGFEYERVLTVASFTRFPNEPPRDSLTQLSEQLKRSLQAIPGISAVSFVSSNSPYTMSTSSNNISYNNIHEQADQYWADDDYARLLQVHMVRGKWFSRADVTGTRRPVVINETLAERFFGKEDPVGKIINDDGERRIVGVVRNMKIGGDYAEVRSAIYQRIDSGFQDKFLIKLTNSAALSTESRIYKTIMHQFPASSTEIEKLEDKRVVKNRMSLIPVILMLVISGFLVLNVALGIYGVVWYSVNKRRGEIGLRMAVGATSGGITRQIVGEALVLTSLPLLLGIILAVQFPLLHLFDLPAATYIAAILLATLFLYALVTLCALYPGRQAAKIYPAVALHED; via the coding sequence ATGCTACAACATCTGCTTACCCTCATCTGGAATAAAAAACGACAGCATTTCCTGCTGTTCCTTGAGCTGTTCATCTCTTTCCTTGTTCTGTTCGCCGTATTTACCATGCTGGTCTACAACTACGGCAATTACCGCCAGCCGCGCGGCTTCGAATACGAGCGCGTGCTCACCGTTGCCTCGTTTACACGGTTTCCCAACGAGCCTCCCCGCGATTCGCTCACCCAGCTTTCCGAGCAGCTGAAACGCTCCCTGCAGGCGATACCCGGTATATCGGCCGTATCATTTGTGAGCAGCAATAGTCCCTACACGATGAGCACCTCCAGCAACAATATCTCTTATAACAATATTCATGAACAAGCCGACCAATACTGGGCAGACGATGATTACGCCAGGCTCCTGCAGGTGCATATGGTACGGGGGAAATGGTTCTCCAGGGCAGACGTTACCGGCACCCGCCGCCCGGTAGTCATCAATGAAACGCTGGCGGAAAGGTTCTTCGGGAAGGAAGACCCTGTGGGCAAGATCATCAACGACGACGGCGAGCGGCGCATCGTGGGCGTGGTACGGAACATGAAGATCGGGGGTGATTACGCCGAAGTCAGATCGGCCATCTATCAGCGGATCGACAGCGGCTTCCAGGATAAATTCCTTATCAAACTGACCAACAGCGCGGCCCTGTCTACCGAAAGCCGGATCTACAAAACCATCATGCACCAGTTCCCCGCTTCCAGTACAGAGATCGAAAAACTGGAAGACAAGCGCGTGGTAAAAAACCGGATGTCGCTCATTCCCGTCATCCTTATGCTGGTGATCAGCGGTTTCCTGGTATTGAACGTAGCCCTGGGTATCTACGGGGTTGTATGGTACAGCGTGAACAAACGCCGGGGTGAGATCGGCCTGCGCATGGCCGTGGGCGCCACCTCTGGCGGCATCACCCGGCAGATCGTGGGCGAAGCCCTTGTGCTGACGAGCCTCCCGCTCCTGCTGGGGATTATACTCGCGGTGCAGTTCCCACTGCTCCACCTGTTCGACCTTCCCGCGGCTACCTACATCGCCGCCATCCTCCTGGCGACCCTGTTCCTGTACGCGCTCGTCACCCTCTGTGCGCTGTACCCCGGCAGACAGGCCGCGAAAATCTACCCGGCGGTGGCCTTGCATGAAGATTAA